From a region of the Streptacidiphilus albus JL83 genome:
- a CDS encoding Gfo/Idh/MocA family oxidoreductase — MPHPPLPGAYQEFYLGIAEAVRGHAPVPVEARDAVATLTVLEAARLSARNRQVVTV; from the coding sequence GTGCCCCACCCGCCCCTGCCCGGCGCCTACCAGGAGTTCTACCTCGGCATCGCCGAGGCCGTACGCGGCCACGCCCCGGTGCCGGTCGAGGCCCGGGACGCGGTGGCCACCCTCACCGTCCTCGAAGCGGCGCGGCTCTCCGCCAGGAACCGGCAGGTGGTGACCGTCTGA
- a CDS encoding histidine phosphatase family protein, translated as MPSRILLVRHGETAWSASGRHTGRTDIPLTEEGREMARRLGDRLKRDPWGGLPEARVLTSPLVRARETAELAGFGERLTEAPDLLEWDYGQYEGRTGPDIRSSDRPGWLIWRDGVPGGETLEQVSARVDRFIDWTAETGGVPDPDTTTMHSADNDILVFAHGHLLRILTARWLGLPAVNGQRFKLGPATLSVLTWEYGVRAVERWNDAAHLGLD; from the coding sequence ATGCCGTCGCGGATTCTGCTGGTCAGACACGGTGAGACCGCATGGTCCGCGAGTGGTCGGCACACCGGCCGGACCGACATCCCGCTCACCGAGGAGGGACGGGAGATGGCCCGGCGCCTGGGCGACCGGCTGAAGCGTGACCCCTGGGGCGGACTGCCCGAGGCCCGGGTGCTGACCAGCCCGCTGGTCCGGGCGCGGGAGACCGCCGAGCTGGCGGGCTTCGGCGAGCGGCTCACCGAAGCTCCCGACCTGCTCGAATGGGACTACGGGCAGTACGAGGGCCGGACCGGTCCGGACATCCGCAGCAGTGACCGGCCCGGCTGGCTGATCTGGCGCGACGGTGTGCCCGGGGGCGAGACGTTGGAGCAGGTCTCCGCCCGCGTCGACCGGTTCATCGACTGGACGGCGGAGACCGGCGGGGTGCCCGATCCGGACACCACCACCATGCACTCCGCCGACAACGACATCCTCGTCTTCGCGCACGGACACCTGCTGCGGATCCTCACCGCCCGTTGGCTCGGCCTGCCGGCCGTCAACGGGCAGCGGTTCAAGCTCGGCCCGGCCACGCTGTCCGTCCTGACCTGGGAGTACGGGGTGCGCGCCGTGGAACGCTGGAACGATGCGGCCCATCTCGGGTTGGACTGA
- a CDS encoding AAA family ATPase, with product MSPLSPAPSGADGPGAEADRAVAAILDATLHGSERGTVVDSPPGAGKSTLVVRAARELVGSGERLMIVAQTNSQVDDLVDRLATADPGLTVGRLHGSDAAPDPMALRHPNVLPSTKASELLEQSVVVSTAAKWQWVKGVDPWRHAIVDEAYQMRSDALLAVARLFDRALFVGDPGQLDPFTIVGTDQWAGLSYDPSSSAVVTLLAHNPRIVPHRLPVSWRLPASAAPLVSAAFYPYAPFRSGTGPGDRRLELPTAGDGSAADRVIDIAADTGWGLLELPARHTVRTDPEAVHAVARVVRRLLDRRGTCVSERGESPLTADRIAVGTAHRDQAASVRAALTGLGVPVGGADGVTVDTANRLQGREYDVTVVLHPLSGRPDATAFHLETGRLCVLASRHRHACIVVARAGIAELLDEHPSTEPVRLGVTVKFPDGWEANHAVLAHLSEHRVRG from the coding sequence TTGAGCCCGCTCTCCCCCGCCCCGTCCGGAGCCGACGGCCCCGGCGCCGAGGCCGACCGGGCCGTCGCCGCGATCCTCGACGCGACCCTGCACGGCAGCGAGCGCGGCACGGTCGTGGACTCCCCGCCGGGTGCCGGCAAGTCCACGCTGGTGGTGCGGGCCGCCCGGGAACTGGTCGGCTCGGGCGAGCGGCTGATGATCGTCGCCCAGACCAACAGCCAGGTGGACGACCTGGTGGACCGGCTGGCGACGGCCGATCCCGGGCTGACCGTGGGCCGGCTGCACGGAAGCGACGCCGCGCCCGACCCGATGGCGCTGCGGCATCCCAACGTCCTGCCCTCCACCAAGGCGAGCGAGCTGCTGGAGCAGTCGGTGGTGGTGTCGACGGCGGCGAAGTGGCAGTGGGTGAAGGGCGTCGACCCGTGGCGGCACGCCATCGTGGACGAGGCCTACCAGATGCGCTCGGACGCCCTGCTCGCCGTGGCGCGGCTGTTCGACCGGGCGCTCTTCGTCGGCGATCCGGGACAGCTCGACCCGTTCACTATCGTCGGCACCGACCAGTGGGCCGGGCTCAGCTACGACCCGTCCAGCAGCGCGGTGGTCACCCTGCTGGCGCACAATCCGCGGATCGTGCCGCACCGGCTGCCGGTGTCCTGGCGGCTGCCGGCCTCCGCCGCGCCGCTGGTCTCGGCGGCCTTCTACCCCTATGCGCCGTTCCGCTCCGGGACCGGCCCCGGCGACCGGCGGCTGGAGCTGCCCACGGCCGGGGACGGCTCGGCCGCCGACCGGGTGATCGACATCGCCGCCGACACCGGCTGGGGCCTGCTGGAGCTGCCGGCCCGGCACACGGTGCGTACCGACCCGGAGGCGGTGCACGCGGTGGCGCGGGTGGTCCGGCGACTGCTCGACCGACGGGGGACCTGCGTCTCCGAACGCGGCGAGTCGCCGCTGACCGCCGACCGGATCGCCGTCGGCACCGCCCACCGCGACCAGGCCGCCTCCGTCCGCGCGGCCCTGACCGGGCTCGGCGTCCCGGTCGGCGGGGCGGACGGGGTCACCGTCGACACCGCGAACCGGCTGCAGGGACGCGAGTACGACGTGACCGTGGTCCTCCACCCGCTGTCCGGGCGCCCGGACGCCACGGCGTTCCACCTGGAGACCGGACGGCTGTGCGTGCTGGCCTCACGGCACCGGCACGCCTGCATCGTGGTCGCCCGGGCCGGGATCGCCGAGCTGCTGGACGAGCATCCGTCGACCGAACCGGTCCGGCTCGGGGTCACGGTCAAGTTCCCCGACGGCTGGGAGGCCAACCATGCGGTCCTCGCCCACCTGTCCGAACACCGGGTGCGCGGCTGA
- a CDS encoding bifunctional DNA primase/polymerase, translated as MWTHQSIEYVTVAGEAWLASASEYPRSMRALWESQPWAPTVLPCGRTFDIVNLPGVFGRRVLDELWESGPGCGPVATHRGRILVFAEVGTAARLRTLLVWEEWARDVPPLLCHGLGDAITVPPVQRMADAPEGPNRWIVAPDSHEPWLPGAAVLLWACVRAAREDHGAPAVPTRPAPEPARTSRPRTLTDHDLLDPAPHHPGHLQLLSPGLPPA; from the coding sequence ATGTGGACGCATCAATCGATCGAGTACGTGACCGTCGCCGGCGAGGCGTGGCTCGCCTCGGCCAGCGAGTACCCCCGCAGCATGCGTGCGCTGTGGGAGTCCCAGCCCTGGGCGCCCACCGTCCTGCCCTGCGGGCGGACCTTCGACATCGTGAACCTGCCGGGCGTCTTCGGCCGACGGGTGCTCGACGAGCTCTGGGAGTCCGGCCCCGGCTGCGGCCCGGTGGCGACCCACCGGGGCCGGATCCTGGTCTTCGCCGAGGTCGGCACCGCCGCCCGGCTGCGCACCCTGCTGGTCTGGGAGGAGTGGGCCCGCGACGTCCCGCCGCTGCTCTGCCACGGCCTCGGCGACGCGATCACCGTGCCCCCGGTCCAGCGGATGGCCGACGCCCCGGAGGGTCCCAACCGCTGGATCGTCGCCCCGGACTCCCACGAGCCCTGGCTCCCGGGAGCCGCCGTCCTGCTCTGGGCCTGCGTCCGCGCCGCCCGCGAGGACCACGGGGCCCCTGCGGTCCCCACCCGCCCGGCCCCCGAGCCGGCTCGGACCTCCCGCCCGCGCACCCTCACCGACCACGACCTGCTCGACCCCGCCCCGCACCACCCGGGCCACCTCCAGCTCCTCAGCCCCGGCCTCCCCCCGGCCTGA